In Ostrea edulis chromosome 4, xbOstEdul1.1, whole genome shotgun sequence, a single window of DNA contains:
- the LOC125669223 gene encoding uncharacterized protein LOC125669223 — translation MVDVVLSKNGEKPPPPPPSPNTPPPPPPPPPPPPPPPPPPPPPPPPPPPPPPPPPPPPPNPPPPPAPPPNPPPPAPPPNPPPPPPNPPPPAPPPNPPPPAPPPNPPPPAPPPNPPPPPPAPPPNPPPPAPPPKPPSPAPPPNPPPPAPPPNPPPPPPPPPAPPPNPPPPPPAPPPNPPPPPPAPPPNPPPPPPSPNPPSPPPNPPKPNPPSPPLNAEPNPAPPSKGRDKNLLDSKYGGRDPECFGIAMFTPGAKKSGP, via the exons ATGGTTGATGTGGTCCTCT CCAAGAATGGAGAAAAACCCCCTCCACCGCCTCCATCCCCAAATACTCCTCCGCCACCGCCTCCCCCTCCGCCACCACCGCCTCCGCCTCCGCCACCACCGCCTCCGCCACCACCGCCTCCTCCTCCGCCACCACCGCCTCCTCCGCCACCACCTCCAAATCCTCCTCCGCCACCTGCACCACCTCCAAATCCTCCGCCACCTGCACCACCTCCAAATCCTCCGCCACCACCTCCAAATCCTCCGCCACCTGCACCGCCTCCAAATCCTCCGCCACCTGCACCGCCTCCAAATCCTCCGCCACCTGCACCACCTCCAAATCCTCCTCCGCCACCACCTGCACCACCTCCAAATCCTCCGCCACCTGCACCACCTCCAAAACCTCCGTCACCTGCACCACCTCCAAATCCTCCGCCACCTGCACCACCTCCAAATCCTCCACCTCCTCCTCCACCACCACCTGCACCACCTCCAAATCCTCCTCCACCACCACCTGCACCACCTCCAAATCCTCCGCCACCACCACCTGCACCACCTCCAAATCCTCCTCCTCCACCTCCTAGTCCAAATCCCCCATCTCCACCTCCAAATCCACCGAAACCAAATCCTCCATCGCCTCCTTTAAATGCAGAACCAAATCCAGCACCGCCTTCGAAAGGTAGGGACAAAAACCTTCTTGATTCGAAGTACGGGGGACGAGATCCGGAGTGTTTTGGTATTGCAATGTTTACACCAGGTGCAAAAAAATCTGGTCCATAA
- the LOC130053879 gene encoding uncharacterized protein DDB_G0271670-like translates to MVKLTVCTARSTTSTKSASSSSSSTATSTKSASSSSSSTATSTKSASSSSSSTATSTKSASSSSSTTTTSTKPAASSSTTTASSSTTASSSTSTTASKSSATASSSKSSATSSTATSTSTTASSSSSSS, encoded by the exons ATGGTTAAGCTGACAGTGTGTACGGCTCG CAGCACCACCTCCACCAAATCCGCCTCCTCCTCCAGCAGCAGCACCGCCACCTCCACCAAATCCGCCTCCTCCTCCAGCAGCAGCACCGCCACCTCCACCAAATCCGCCTCCTCCTCCAGCAGCAGCACCGCCACCTCCACCAAATCCGCCTCCTCCTCCAGCAGCACCACCACCACCTCCACCAAACCCGCCGCCTCCTCCAGCACCACCACCGCCTCCTCCAGCACCACCGCCTCCTCCAGCACCAGCACCACCGCCTCCAAATCCTCCGCCACCGCCTCCTCCTCCAAATCCTCCGCCACCTCCTCCACCGCCACCTCCACCAGCACCACcgcctcctcctcctcctcctcgaGCTAA